One region of Arvicola amphibius chromosome 3, mArvAmp1.2, whole genome shotgun sequence genomic DNA includes:
- the LOC119809679 gene encoding probable C-C chemokine receptor type 3, with product MAFHLNEIMNMDESFATTPYDYELATPCEKISIKKLGSWLLPPLYSLVFIIGLLGNMVVVLILIKYRKLQIMANIYLLNLAISDLLFLFTVPFWIHYVMWNEWGFGHHMCKVISGFYYLALYSEIFFIILLTIDRYLAIVHAVFALRTRTVTFATITSIITWGLAGLAAFPEFIFYESQDKAGDHFCGPHYPEGEEDSWKRFHALRMNIFGLALPLLIMVICYSGIIKTLLRCPNKKKHKAIRLIFVVMIVFFIFWTPYNLVLLLSAFHSTFLENSCQQSKHLDLAKQVTEVIAYTHCCINPIIYAFVGERFRKHLRLFFHRHVAIYLGKYIPFLPGEKMERTSSISPSTGEQEISVVF from the coding sequence ATGGCATTCCACTTAAATGAAATCATGAACATGGATGAAAGCTTTGCAACCACACCCTATGATTATGAGTTGGCAACGCCCTGTGAAAAAATTAGCATCAAAAAGCTGGGGTCATGGCTCCTACCTCCACTGTACTCCCTGGTATTCATCATTGGCCTCCTGGGCAACATGGTGGTTGTGTTGATCCTCATAAAGTACAGGAAGCTCCAAATTATGGCTAATATCTACCTGCTCAACTTGGCAATTTCTGACCTACTCTTTCTCTTCACCGTTCCATTCTGGATTCACTATGTTATGTGGAATGAATGGGGTTTTGGCCATCACATGTGTAAAGtgatctctgggttttattaccTTGCCTTGTATAGTGAGATCTTTTTCATCATCCTGCTGACAATTGATAGGTACCTGGCCATTGTTCATGCTGTGTTTGCCCTGAGAACCCGGACTGTGACTTTTGCTACCATCACCAGCATCATCACCTGGGGACTGGCAGGGCTGGCCGCATTCCCTGAATTTATCTTCTATGAGTCCCAAGACAAAGCTGGAGATCATTTCTGTGGTCCTCATTACCCAGAGGGTGAAGAAGACAGCTGGAAGCGTTTCCATGCTCTGAGAATGAATATCTTTGGTCTAGCTCTTCCTCTCCTCATTATGGTTATCTGCTACTCAGGAATCATTAAAACTCTGTTGAGATGCCCCAATAAAAAAAAGCACAAGGCCATCCGGCTTATTTTTGTTGTCATgatagtcttttttattttttggaccCCGTACAACCTGgttcttcttctctctgcttttcacaGCACATTTTTGGAGAACAGCTGTCAACAGAGCAAACACCTGGACCTGGCCAAGCAGGTGACTGAGGTGATTGCCTACACCCACTGCTGTATCAACCCAATCATCTATGCCTTTGTTGGTGAGAGGTTCCGGAAACACCTTCGGCTTTTTTTCCACCGACACGTGGCAATCTACCTGGGGAAATATATTCCATTCCTTCCTggtgagaaaatggaaagaaccaGTTCTATTTCCCCATCAACTGGGGAGCAAGAAATCTCTGTGGTGTTTTAG